CAATGGCATATTTTATTATTCTCGGTATAAAAAGATGAAATATATCAACCAAAAAGAGGGCAACAATACCAATCCATAATCTATTTTTATATGGGGAATAACATCGGTATAAAGATTTAAAACTGTTCATTAATTAACTTGTAATCTTGGATTATATATATAAAAAGTCAACTAAAATTATTGAATAGTTATAGAGTAAAATTTTAATTGACAATTATAGATTAGAAGTTATAAACTTTTATAATTATTTAATAAAAAATAGTATAATTTAAGGAGGAAAAAATGGAATTTCCGGAAAATTTAAAATATACCCCCACTCATGAATGGTTAAAAGTAGAAGGTGACAAAGGAAGTTTCGGAATTACGGATTTTGCCCAGTCCGAACTTTCGGATGTAGTATTCGTTGAATTCAAACCCGTAGGAACAAAAGTAGAAAAAGGCAAATCTGTCGGAACAATTGAAGCGGTTAAAGCCGTCTCGGATATTTTTGCTCCCGTATCCGGAGAAATTATTGAAGTGAATACGAAAGTTACAACTAGCCCGGACCTTATCAATAAAAGCCCGTATAATGATGGATGGCTGGTAAAAATCAAAATTGCAAATTCCAATGAAGTAACAACATTACTTTCTAAATCAGACTACGAAAAAATAGCACACCATTAAATTTTAACAGCAAAAAGAGGATAAAAAATATGAATTACGATATAAAGGATAAAAATTTACATAAATCAGGTAAAGCACGAATAGAATGGGCAGATGCCTTAATGCCTGTTTTAAAGCAAATAAGAGAAGAATACGCAAAGTCGAAACCACTAAAGGGCGTGAAAATAAGTGCTTGCTTGCATGTGACTACCGAAACTGCCAACTTAATGCGGACACTCAAAGCAGGTGGAGCAGACGCAATGTTATGCGCTTCGAATCCATTGTCCACGCAAGACGATGTTGCCGCATCTCTGGTTATTGACTATGCCATACCCGTATTTGCGATAAAAGGCGAATCTAATGATGTCTACTATAAACACCTAAATCAGGTGCTTGATAACAAACCGCATATAACTATGGATGACGGAGCTGATTTAGTATCTACAATACACTCTAAAAGAAAAGAGTTGTTGAAAAATATAAAGGGTGGAACAGAGGAGACAACGACAGGAGTCATAAGGCTTAAAGCTATGGCTCAAAAAGGAGCACTTAAATTTCCCATCATAGCGGTAAATGATTCCAAAACAAAATACTTATTTGATAATCGCTATGGAACAGGACAATCTACTATAGATGGGATATTAAGAAGCACTAATGTTCTGCTTGCAGGTAAAAACTTTGTCGTTTGCGGATACGGATGGTGCGGACGTGGAGTTGCGATGAGAGCTCACGGGCTTGGTGCAAATGTGATTGTGACTGAAATTGACCCTGTTAAAGCATTGGAAGCAAGACTTGACGGGTTCAGAGTAATGCCATCAAAAGAAGCAATAAAAATAGCCGATATTGTGCTTACGGTTACCGGTGATATAAATGTCGTGGATAAACATCATTTCTTAGATGCAAAAGATGGAATTATACTTGCAAATTCAGGACACTTTGACGTAGAAATAAATAAAAAAGAATTACAGAAACTCTCCGTAGAGACTCGCGAGGTTAGACCTTGTGTCCAATTATACAAATTAAAATCAGGCAAACGAATCTATTTATTAACGGAAGGCAGACTTGTTAATTTATCGGCAGCAGAAGGACACCCGGCAGAAGTAATGGATATGTCGTTTGCAAACCAGGCATTAGCTGCTAAGTATACCATAGAAAACGCCCAAAAACTAAAAAATCAGGTCTATAAAATTCCTGAAGAACTAGATGCTCGCATAGCACAATTAAAATTAAAAGCCCTTGGAGTAGAAATAGATACGCTTACAAAAGAACAGAAAGAATATCTACAATCCTGGGAAATCGGAACATAAAAATTGAAAGTGTTACTACCTGTATCAATTTTATCCCTATAGAACAATTGATTAATACTCTATGCCTAATTTAATTCATAAAAGCGCAATCATAGACAAATCTGCAATTATTGGAGATAACGTAACCATAGGTGCTTATAGTATTATAGAAAAAGGCGTAGAAATAAAAGATGGAACGGAAATAGGTCCTTTTGTCAGAATAACCGGAAATACAAAAATTGGTTCGAAATGTAAAATATACGAAAATGTATCAATAGGCAATCCTCCCCAGGATGTAAAATTTAAAGGAGAACAAATTTATATTGAAATCGGAGATAATAATATCCTGAGAGAATCTGTAACTATTCACGGTGGAGCCGGAACTCCAACAACTATAGGAAATAACAATTTTTTAATGTGTTATGTTCATATAGCGCATAATTGTAAACTTGGGAGTAATATAATAATAGCCAATGCGACTCAAATTTCGGGAGTGGTAGAAATAGAAGACTATGCTTTTATATCCGGTCTATGCCCTGTTCACCAATTTACACGAATCGGTGGACATAGTATGATTGCCGGAGGATATAGAGTTCCAAAAGATGTTATACCCTACTCCTTAGCCGCATCTGACCCCTTAAAGATTCACGGGTTAAACATTGTAGGACTTAAAAGACGTAACTTCCCACCAAAGACTATTAAAACATTAAAACAAGCATTCCAGATTTTATTGTTCTCAAACTTAAACACTTCACAAGCACTTAAAGAGATGAAAAAAGAATTACCCTTAATCCCCGAAGTCAAACATCTCTTAAAATTTATAGAAACATCCAAACGCGGAATAGTAAAATAACATACCCAAAAAGCTTTTTAACAGTCTCCAAAAATAAAGAATTTGACTTCTGCTTACATTGATATAAATTACATAAATTATGTTATTTTTCTTGTTTTTAAGCACAATTGAATTAAATTTTTCTTACCATACCGGAGTCTTTCTCAATAAAGACAGCACGGAAGGACTAAGAATATTTTATGAAATTCCGTCTAATCAATTAATTTACATAAAATCAAACAATAACTTTTTTGCAAACTATGAAATTTCAGCTATTCTTATCCGGAACAAAAAGGAAATTGGTGATATCTGGACGGAAAAATTTCAACAAGACAGTACCATAAAAAAAATAAAGAATAAAGTAGAATTACCTGTTTCCCCCGGAACGTATTATTTAATACTCAAAATAAGAGATTTGAATTCACAAAAAACAGGAGAGAAAAAAGACAAAATAACCGTTGAAAAAATAGAAAAGTCCCTGTTATCTTTTTCAAGTAGAAATTTTAATTCCGAGACTAAAAGGTTGAATTTGGAAATATATAATTTCTGCAACTCGCCCTTCAAAGTCTTATGTAAAATAGATAATATCACAGATAGTATAATAATCGACAATACCAATTTTATAAATGAAGTTTCGTTCAAGTTTGATTCTCTTAAATCAGGAACACATAATTTTTTGCTCTCGGCTTGCCCATCTAATGGAAACACCTGTGATTTTGTAACCGACACACTATACGTTAAAGAACCTTTCTGGGTAAAAGATTGGGGGTCAAAAGTAAAACAGCTTTTTTATATCGCAAACAATAAAGAAATAGACTCGCTTATTAAAACACCTGTATTAAAAAGAGAAACAGAATGGTTAAATTTCTGGCAAAAAAAGGAATCGCAATACAAATACGAAGGAATTGAAACGGAATATTTTAATCGCGTAGATTACGCGAATGCTAATTTCGAGAAAGGGAAACAAGGATGGCAAACAGATAGAGGGAAAATATATGTACTATTGGGAGCGCCTGACGAAATAGAATCACACCCCTTTGAAATAGGTGAAAACCCTTACGAAATATGGCATTATTACTCAATAGAAACAAAATTTATTTTCGAAGACAGAAACGGATTTGGAGATTATGTAATCACATATCCGGCATTTATAAATGTCAAATTTAGAGTCAATTAACCCCGATAAACGGGAAAAAGTAAAAAAAATAATAAGCACACTCCAATTGAGATATGGAACAACCACTAGAAGAGACAGCCCTTTCTATATACTTATTTCTACCCTTCTTTCCCAGCGAACAAAAGATGAAACTACAGATAAAGTAAGTACCCAATTATTCCTGAAATATAAAACACCGGACAATTTTAACAAAGCACCTGTTAAAGCAATAGAATCCTTAATAAAAAGCATCGGGTTTTACAGGGTAAAAGCACAACGAATAAAGGAAATATCAAATATTCTGATAACTAAATTTAATTCAAAAGTCCCCAATAATTTTGACGACTTGGTTTCTCTTCCGGGTATAGGGCCTAAAACCGCTAATTGTGTATTGTTTTACGGTTTTGGCATACCTGCTCTCGCAGTAGATACACACGTTCATCGCATATCCAACAGGTTAGGTCTTGTAAAAACAACTAAACCGGAAGATACTGAAAAACATTTAAAACCCATTATTCCTCAAAAATACTGGGGATGGATAAATTACGCTCTGGTAAGCTTTGGAAAAGAAATTTGCCGACCAATAGGACCTAAATGTATAGGATGTAATCTCACAAAAATATGTAACTACAAAAAACAACAGGAGAAAAAATGAAAATAGGAATCGTAGGACAAGAAACTTCAGGAAAAACAACAATATTCAAGTTGCTTACTTCCCAGATAAATATGCCACCATCCGCTAAACCACTAATATGGACAATGGACATTAAAGACTCGAGACTTGATTTTCTTGCCTCTGTCTTTAAACCCAAAAAACTTACCTATGTGAAGCTTGAACTAAACGATATCCCCGGATTTTCAAAATCCGGCTTGGCATTACTCCAGACAATGGATGCTCTGATTTACGTCATCCCATTCTGGGGGAGTTTTAATAACCCCCTAAAACACCTATCCGACCTGCAATCTGAACTTATTTTAAGAGATATTGAAATGTGTGAAAATGCAATAAAGAAGGCTGATTCTCCTCAAACATCCGAATTACTAAAAAAATGTAAAGCCTCGCTTGACGAATCAATCCCTTTAAGCAAAATAACTCTAACTGAGGAAGAAGAAAAATCCTTACGGGGATTCGGCTTTCTATCACAAAAACCGTCAATCGTTATATTAAACACGGATAATCAGGAAAAAGATAATAAAGAACTCTTAGCATTCCAAGAGAAGAATATTCTCCCATTGCTTATTATTAATGCATCTATTGAACTTGAAATTTTAGAACTTGATTCGGATGACAGAGTAACATATTGTAAAGAATTTGGCATAGAAAAGCCCATCATTGATAGATTTTCGGAAACCGCTTACACTCCATTCAAATTAGCAGTCTTCTTTACGGTAGGAGAAGATGAAGTCAGGGGGTGGCAAATAACGGCAGGAGCGAAAGCATCCGTAGCCGCAGGAAAAGTCCACTCTGACATAGAACGTGGATTTATAAAAGCAGATATAATAGGATTTGAAGACTTTAAAAAAGTTTTAGCTACGGTTTCTTCACCCGCAATTGCCCTGAAAACAGCAAAAGGCAATGGATTATTACAAGTCGTAGATAAAGACTACATAGTTAAAGATGGGGATATTATAGAATTCAAATTCAACGTATAACAGGTGTCAATTATTTAACTACAATAAGCTTTTTAACCTCTGTACGCTCTGATTTTAACACGCAAAAATAAGTTCCCGCTGAAACTTTAACACCTTTACTATTTTTTGCATCCCAGCTTACAATACCATTTCTCTTAAGAGGTTCAAATGTCTTAACAACTCTTCCTGCTTCGTCCTGAATCAGGATTTGCCCTGTCTTGTATTCGCTTGCAACTGAATACCTGATTACAGTAGTATTTTTTACCGGGTTAGGAAAACATACCAATTCGGTTTTTACAGGTTTTACCACATCTTCTATCCCTGCTTCCGAACAAACATCAGCCGTTTGAAGCGCCGGAGTACCCGTTGATAC
Above is a window of bacterium DNA encoding:
- the gcvH gene encoding glycine cleavage system protein GcvH; amino-acid sequence: MEFPENLKYTPTHEWLKVEGDKGSFGITDFAQSELSDVVFVEFKPVGTKVEKGKSVGTIEAVKAVSDIFAPVSGEIIEVNTKVTTSPDLINKSPYNDGWLVKIKIANSNEVTTLLSKSDYEKIAHH
- a CDS encoding adenosylhomocysteinase, which gives rise to MNYDIKDKNLHKSGKARIEWADALMPVLKQIREEYAKSKPLKGVKISACLHVTTETANLMRTLKAGGADAMLCASNPLSTQDDVAASLVIDYAIPVFAIKGESNDVYYKHLNQVLDNKPHITMDDGADLVSTIHSKRKELLKNIKGGTEETTTGVIRLKAMAQKGALKFPIIAVNDSKTKYLFDNRYGTGQSTIDGILRSTNVLLAGKNFVVCGYGWCGRGVAMRAHGLGANVIVTEIDPVKALEARLDGFRVMPSKEAIKIADIVLTVTGDINVVDKHHFLDAKDGIILANSGHFDVEINKKELQKLSVETREVRPCVQLYKLKSGKRIYLLTEGRLVNLSAAEGHPAEVMDMSFANQALAAKYTIENAQKLKNQVYKIPEELDARIAQLKLKALGVEIDTLTKEQKEYLQSWEIGT
- the lpxA gene encoding acyl-ACP--UDP-N-acetylglucosamine O-acyltransferase encodes the protein MPNLIHKSAIIDKSAIIGDNVTIGAYSIIEKGVEIKDGTEIGPFVRITGNTKIGSKCKIYENVSIGNPPQDVKFKGEQIYIEIGDNNILRESVTIHGGAGTPTTIGNNNFLMCYVHIAHNCKLGSNIIIANATQISGVVEIEDYAFISGLCPVHQFTRIGGHSMIAGGYRVPKDVIPYSLAASDPLKIHGLNIVGLKRRNFPPKTIKTLKQAFQILLFSNLNTSQALKEMKKELPLIPEVKHLLKFIETSKRGIVK
- a CDS encoding GWxTD domain-containing protein, encoding MLFFLFLSTIELNFSYHTGVFLNKDSTEGLRIFYEIPSNQLIYIKSNNNFFANYEISAILIRNKKEIGDIWTEKFQQDSTIKKIKNKVELPVSPGTYYLILKIRDLNSQKTGEKKDKITVEKIEKSLLSFSSRNFNSETKRLNLEIYNFCNSPFKVLCKIDNITDSIIIDNTNFINEVSFKFDSLKSGTHNFLLSACPSNGNTCDFVTDTLYVKEPFWVKDWGSKVKQLFYIANNKEIDSLIKTPVLKRETEWLNFWQKKESQYKYEGIETEYFNRVDYANANFEKGKQGWQTDRGKIYVLLGAPDEIESHPFEIGENPYEIWHYYSIETKFIFEDRNGFGDYVITYPAFINVKFRVN
- the nth gene encoding endonuclease III, with amino-acid sequence MSNLESINPDKREKVKKIISTLQLRYGTTTRRDSPFYILISTLLSQRTKDETTDKVSTQLFLKYKTPDNFNKAPVKAIESLIKSIGFYRVKAQRIKEISNILITKFNSKVPNNFDDLVSLPGIGPKTANCVLFYGFGIPALAVDTHVHRISNRLGLVKTTKPEDTEKHLKPIIPQKYWGWINYALVSFGKEICRPIGPKCIGCNLTKICNYKKQQEKK
- a CDS encoding DUF933 domain-containing protein, whose translation is MKIGIVGQETSGKTTIFKLLTSQINMPPSAKPLIWTMDIKDSRLDFLASVFKPKKLTYVKLELNDIPGFSKSGLALLQTMDALIYVIPFWGSFNNPLKHLSDLQSELILRDIEMCENAIKKADSPQTSELLKKCKASLDESIPLSKITLTEEEEKSLRGFGFLSQKPSIVILNTDNQEKDNKELLAFQEKNILPLLIINASIELEILELDSDDRVTYCKEFGIEKPIIDRFSETAYTPFKLAVFFTVGEDEVRGWQITAGAKASVAAGKVHSDIERGFIKADIIGFEDFKKVLATVSSPAIALKTAKGNGLLQVVDKDYIVKDGDIIEFKFNV